The Danio aesculapii chromosome 11, fDanAes4.1, whole genome shotgun sequence region AATCAGTCAGtcgattagtcagtcagtcgacatcggcctctggtggatttacgtaagaagagcaggtgcaaatggcacttgcaagaaaaatttaagatctcaaaaagtgtacacagcagcctctggtggattcatgaaaacaaaaactgcaaaaaatgtagcacctgggacgtatttggcactctccagaaatctTAAACAGATAAACTACACCTGCTTCACATGCAGGAACAATCCTCATTGGTTCTTACAGAAGCTCAGATATACCATGCGACATGCAAgaatgaacctcattggttctcacTCATCAAGCAAGCATGCTTGAGCATCCATCAACACATCTTACATGCTGTAAACACTGTTTACTGATCATTtatatgtgtactgtatattttcAGAGGTGGAACAGAAATCTCttagatttgattaaaaatgtttcatttattttcagaagattggaacgacatgagggtgaataaattagcacaataatgttattataatattaatcagAAGCGATCAGTGTGGTCACACTAAACTTCCACTCATGCTTCCAAAACACTGGAGACCGAAAACCCAAGAACAAAGTCTAAAAGTCTGAAATTAAAATGCTTAGACACGAGTTGCATAATTTACAATCAATATGACTGTCATACTTGGTCTTTTTGAGGAGTTTCGTTGACCTTTTGATGATTAATATTTCAAGATGTTCATGCTCCCACATAGAACAAGGCGTTATTTACATAAAAGTCTATTTGGTCATAAGAAACTGCATATTCAGTTGCAATGgcacagaaaatgtaaaaatgacaccATGATTAATGAAaagataatattttacagtaatgttgcattagttaatgataatatttactaacatgaacaattaataaacaatacatttatcttAGTTAATGAAAAGGCAGTTGTTCATTAACGATGTTAAAGCTACAACTTTGAATTTTAATATTGCATAAGTAAATTTTAAACTacaattattgttatatattagtTCATtgttgtaaatacattaactattgTAAAGTATGTCCAATAAACTTAACCGGGCCTCCATAAAGAGCCTGTTATTTTCATTATGACATATTGCttcaaaaattcattcattgtgTTAGATCTATACAAATACCACATTCAATATGTTttttatacatgtatgtatataaaaggaagaacatttaaatctttatatcaggggtgcccaaactcggtcctgggtggccagtgtcctgcaaagtttagttccaaccccaatcaggcACACCTGGGACAACTAATCAAGTTTTTAGGCTTTCTGGAAACATCCgcgcaggtgtgttgaggcaagttagaggtaaaatctgcaggacactggccctccaggaccgagtttgggcacccctgctttatatGGACATGAACGTGCAAAAATAGGTTATTCCGAAATGTTCTCACAGGGTAAGCAAGCTATTTTAGGAAAAACAATGTGGTAACCATCATCTGTTATCACTTTCTCGAATATTTCCTACATAAAGTTTGCTCATAAACAAAACTGTATCATCCTCAGTTAGAGAACGTGGGTTTGCGGGATATTCTAACCACATTGTATGTGTTGAGCCCTGGAGCGTCAAATCCTGGAGATACGCCTTTCTTATCAAAGAcgtaaaagttaaaaagctgcCCGTCTTGGGCTTCGAGGGATACAGATGCTGTGTTGACACGTAAAACGCAGGGATACTCCTTTTCAAAAACGACTCTAAATACCCGCTCCACTAGGTAATTCAATTTTATGGTCCGGTAACGCTCCGGGATGAGATCCTCAATTTGAGGTCCAAACTGCTGCATGATCAAGACACCATCTGGTCCTGCTTTAATCTCATAAAACGTGATGTTGCCGTAAGTGTAAAATCCCACATAGGGTGCAGGATCTGGAGGAGGAGTAAGATACCGCTTGGCCTCCCTAAACGCCTTCTCCATTGCAGGAATGATGTAAGAATAAGCCTTCGAAATGATATCCTGGTTCTGTGGCCGAGTTCCCGCCATTAGCACCACCAATCCAAGCTTAAGCCGCGGCACCAGAGAGAACGTAGCGGAGTAGCCGTCCAGATCGCCATCTTTACGTAGCACCTCATATCCCTTCTGTTCGTTGACCTCCCATGGCGTTCCCGTGCGATTGGCAAAGTAGTCTTTGTCACAGCGAAACAGAGGGGTTAGCATGATTTTTAAGGTGTCGGGCTCCAATATTTTGCGATGATACGCTCCCAATAACATCATTGATAATTTTGCCAAGTCAGCGGCAGTCGAATACATCTGTCCTGATGGACGATACCAGCCCAAATCATAAAGGGGTGCTGGTTGGCCACTGGCATACACACCTACAGCCATTTGACTTTGGATGCCAGAGTTAATGTCAAACCCAGTGTCCTCCATTCCCAACCTGCTGAGAATGTTATCCGTAATCCATCTCTGGTAATTGACACCTGCAACCCTCTCAGAAAGGATATGGGCGAGCAAAGAGAAGGCCAGATTGCTGTAGTGGCACCTAATAGAGAAATCGAAGAGAACAGTGTGTTAGGCCTTCTTTCAGggatcactttattttgatggtccattttgcacattttgttgactgtaAGTTACAATGTAACTACATGGGGACTATTTATTTCTCATTAGAATATTAGCAGACTGTTGGCTTGACATTTGCTGACACTGCTCCACCAACAGACTTTCTCCGTCctacaagaaactttgcaagaaaCTTTTTGTTaacttatactaaccctaacTCTAATCCCAACCCTCCTAACCTTACAGTCTAATTATGGTCTAAATTAGAATtagagtgctttcacactagcacttttggtttaCACCCGGGTTTGTTTCACgtcagagtttaaaacatttagctagtgtgaatgatGTCTTCTGAGCTTGGGTGCGCACCCGTCAACTGTACCTGATGAGCTTGTAAGAGTTCTGAGGTATGGTTCGCCTGAACTCTGGTCTGGTTCACATTTGATATAAATCCAGTAGTACCAAATAATGGAAGtaaaccgccaactgtacaacaaactttagttttcataacattcattcgtgtatgtgtgtgtgtatgtctgtgtatcacccAATAGTACCTAGGTGACAAgcaggactgacccagtgcaaacacattgataatgtctgcttgtgtcCTCCAAAAATAACTTTTGCAGACATTGTGTTATGTTCTgaaggtttttaatatttttgcggcagatagacgCAAGAAGCTCTCTGTTTGTTattaaaaccaaaagattcagtaaaagcagaacgaaCGTTATATGCGTACATCTTTTCATTTTGGCGCCTTGGCTTTCGTGgctgtcacctagcaacagctgtacacacaacATCAGCTCGATGACGCAAGGGTACCGGGGTTCACAAGGAAAAAAGATGGTGTGAACGCAAACCAgttgagaaggtggcaagggggaacaatcaaacttgggtttggaccaggcaattgaaccaagtttGAAAGCACCcctacactaaccctaatcccaaACCTTCTAACCTTACAGCCTACTTACATTCTAAAATAGGATGCTTTTACACTAGCACATTTGATTCGCAACCAGGGTAATTTGATGTCAGAGTTTggtatgtttagctagtgtgaacgctaTCTTCTGACCTCGGGTGCACACCTGCGAACTGTACCTTAGCccacctgaaagaggtggttTGGGGTAGAGTCCGCACAAACTCTGGTACCGtttacttctgatatgaatgcaatcgtatcaaataatggaagtgaaccaccaactgtacaataaactttagttttcataacgttcatttgtGTGTTTGCCTGTGTATCATTTACCTTGGCGACGAGCGGGACTGACCCTGTGCAAAATGTCTGCTTTTCTTCTCCAAAAAGGACTTTTGTGGACATTGCGTTATATTCTGAAggtttgtaatattttttgcagCAGACAAGTAGCTCTCTGTATTTTGGGTTTGGTaataaaaccaaaagattcagtaaaagcagaatgaccgttATGTGCATACTTTTTCCATTTTGGTGCCTTGGCTTTCGTGGCCATCCCCTGGCAATATCGGTACACAGAACAGCAGGTTGATGAGGCAACCGTACCAGGgtacagaaggaaaaaagacagtgccAACACAAACCAGTCAAAAAGTTGGCAAGAGGGGACAATTAAACTTGGGTTCGGACCAGGCAATTGAacaaagtgtgaaagcacccttagatggCATATTGTTGCAACTTTTAATCAACAAAACGTGTTAAGAGCCCCATGGGGCATTTAGTTTCCGAATCATGCTGCACAGAGTTGACCATTCACAACAGATCTTATCAGACCAATCATTTGGATTTTGAAATggatcgctgaacaaatcatatgggagttgttgagataattaggtaaaaataaatgcatattaagaCAATTAAAAGTGTTTTTGTCCTTGTATGCATATCAGGCCATTGTTTGGGACCACCAAAATCCAACTATGACCTTCTATAATACATATTAGGGGCACTTTAaagggatcatcaaaataaaattatagcCTTCTTTAAGAGTATTAAGTATTAAGAATATTAAGAGACAACAAAAAAGTTAATATCATCATTGTCATGGTCTATAAGCTTTTCATTGGTACATGCATAAAATGAAGTTCATTTAAAGTAGTTGACAAGAACAAATAACCAGCTAAAATTAATTTGGCAGAAACGTACTTGGTCCCCGGATCTGCTACAAGCACATCATCTTGTAGGAGGTTGATTGCAGTCTTGGTCTTGCCTTTCCACAGTAAGTTAGTCCCACGGAGTCTTCGGGGTAGACCTGTGGGAAATCCAGTAGGAGAGTAATGAataattgtcttgtttttatgcCCAAAGGAATGTAATTActcataaaaaaactatttgttttaGTCATACAGTATGAACATTTACGGCTTAGGGAAATTCATCTTCTTTTAAACAGGTCAAAACATGCAAACtatgaaaaaaaattcagaaaacaAAACTTTCTACATGGAAGTTGCTTGAAAACAGTTTGTCAGGAAATAATGATCTTGATTCTATGATTTATTGATTCCTTGGGTCATTGTGAATGTCCGCATAAACTGTAAAATCTTTTAAGTGGTTTAACATTAACGGCATAAACCTTTATAGAAGGTTgtcattattttgaaaaaaaaaaaacagtacaaaagcTAAAACAACTTCTGAAATCTCCTAGAAATGTGTTTCTCTTTGTAATTTAGCTGATATTGAGGATTTTAAACTTGTTATTATGTTTGGCAGACAATTAAAGTGATGGAAAATGGGAAGTAGTTTTTTCTCCTTCAGTCCACCTACAAATCCTTTCAGAGGAGACTGAGTTGCACAGAAATAACTGGACAGATATTTGATATTCATTACTGTTAATGAGAACAAAACAATCATATACGAAATTGCTCTGTTATTGTCTTTTATGTACATTAGATTAGCATCCTAATCAGAGACAAATTTTTGCAACGCTTTCATTATTCAGTTATACAAACTACATGCCAGCTATTTTTTGTGCAGGTGTATTTCTTcttacaaagctccaagaacacttttatgtccaaaaaaactgtatatatcTTCTCCCTGCATCAGGTCCACAAGCATAGAATTTCTTGTAGTAAATCTGATGTGGAAAAACATTGGTACAGTAAACATTgtggtttttacagtttttttttcacaaaaaggTGTTATTGGAGCTCCGTACTACTGAAATGACAAGGTTTTGAAACTGTTATCGGTTCATTTTCTAaactttgaacatctctggactgttgctgtctatggagcaTAGGAGAGCTCTGAAattttatcaaaaaaatattaatttgtgttaaGAAGATGAACGAATGTCTCAGAAGAACTTTTCGTTTAAGGAACAAAAATGGTTTGCCTACGGATAAAAATATTGAATTGTCAGTTATTTAGCTTAAAACTTGTTCTGTTCAGTCAAGATGAGTCAATACggatgaagtaaaataaatgcatacaggCTCTTCAGGCTGTTATTGAAGGATTGAAGGCGTTTACAGCAAATATTAGCCTCAAAAAGTAGCAGCGCTTGAGTAAGGGCAAAAAGTGCACATTTACTCTTGAGTCCTTAAGGCATAGCATCAAAAATGGCTTGTTTAATTCTGAAACCTACAGTTCTAAAACATATTCTTTAATGCAAATCATAAAGCTGTCCTGGAGGCCCCCAAACACTAGATCATGTATGCCTCGCTTACACTCAGCTTGAATTTCTCACCAATTAGTTTGTCCAAAGCCACACTACTGCCTCAGCCTCCTGTCAGAGGAAATTTAACAACATCAACTGACTTATAACTGATATGatcttcttaaagggatagttcacccaaaaatctaaatcacccactatttacttacccttgtgtagtttcaaacctttatacgtttcttttttctgttgaaaacacaactgaagatattttgaagtaagctaaaaacctgtaactattgaatTAAACCATAGCAGgccttgacattaacttttttgatcaccagccactgtggctagtagttttccaatgttactagccactcgccattttcactagccacaattttgttgttgggaaaatatattttataaatatataaattacttgatttaaattatgttgtgtccacatgcctccttaacttttttaattttatttcacatgacttaacttaacactaaggatttaaccttttttctctagccacaccaaacaaaaaaattgtcacattcacaaacaagctaaatatagctgtatacatacactttttattcaacaaaaatattcttaaaaaaacaattgacttttaaaaaaatcattctcattatctaaaactatacacagtagtttgtccaggctaaaggtcctAGATCATTAGGTAACTTTGGAGAAATAGAGGGTTAATCTCcttttaaagcaatgttattgtaaagaatGAAAACTAAACCatactgacaaaaataactgcaagcaaaagaaagtcggtaaaaaacattctttaaaacattaggcccagtaataatctgttcaaagaatggtaaaAGCGAAAGCGGCAACTGCTGTTGCTTACaaaaaatctggagctcttgaaagcagcaggactgtgggtgcataaGCACCACTTTTTTCGAATCTTTTTCAAAGAGAAATGATCGCAgcagttgcgtttccaggcacaGTTGTTTTGCGCAAGCAAAAAGGAGCTTTTAAGCTCTCACGCACTTTACATCAGCTCACAACGTCAGTGAGCGAGTATCGCTTGTGTCTCACTGTGCGCCTTATCATCCACTCATTCAGTATTCACTTGTTTTCTTTTGCTCATGTGAAAAGTTGTCTCAGCTCTGgcagtttaaaaattatttttaaccagtcaaagtggctagtgggggtgtctgtctaacccgccacagctgaaatctatccGCATTTGGTGGGCTGGCGGGTGTTAATGTGAAGCCCTgtacagtaggaaaaacaaatcgtcaccttggaattataaggttctatctgcgttctgaatgattttgagcttcaaagtttttgcattccatatagcaaacagtatgtgtttaacatttgtttcttaaataaaaagtcttaaaatataaacaacttataaaaataaatcccataatgtaaataagttgtcatttaataagaatatttcaataactaaattttgacaaaaatgtccgatagaaccttataattctaaggtgacgaaatactatggaagtcagtggttgcaggttttcagctttcttcaaaataaatttttttgtgtttaacagaagaaaaactcaaataggttttaaacaagtgaagaaagagtaaatgatgacctacttttaatttcagtgtgaactatccctgtaaatGTCTTTGTTTTAAGATCAAGTTTCTGTTGTGTGTTCTTGTGTAAAATGTCTCCACTAAAGACAATATAATTCCTGCATCCTGCAAGATTTTAATTGATATTAGCTATCAAATTGTCACCAGCTGGCATTCTCTCAGACAGAATAGCAATCACACACATTTGGTGAAGCTGTATTCTGCTAGTCTCTACAGGAACATTACTTTCATTACTGTGAAATTGCAATAGATGGATTCTGTTTGTAATTCTGAGCTCTTGAGTTGGTTCCACTATATTTCCAAGTTCAACACCAGCAATTGAGGGCAAACAGCAAGCCGTCTTCTGTTCAAAGAAACATTCATTTGACCTGCTGCTATATGGGCGTGCACATGCTGTGAACAAACACTGTTGTTATTCCTTTTTCAGTGATTGTGCAAACATCACATCGCAAGGCTGGAAGCTGCAAACTCACCAGAAAGCTGGCTGGCCATTCTCCTTAATGTCACCGAGGAGGATCGGATTTGAACCTCACCACTGTCAAGGAAGATCAGCCCATCTGTGACGTATTTGAGCTCAGAGTCTCTGCTTTTACCCAGGGGGTTTTTAATGGTGAAGTTATCCACATATTTCTCCAGCGGGTCATCCAGTGAGCCCACCTTGCCATCTTCCCATAATCGATACAGCATCAGGGTGGGAAATATCTTGGATACACTGGCAATCCTATGGAATAGGTGAACACACAAAGGGTTCATTCATTTCCAGTATTCAAAAGCTGCACCAAATAtgagttttattatttatgactATAATCAAGCTATGGGAAAAATAACAACAGCTTCCGCAGCAATGAAATTCGGCATTAAAGTTAAATTATTCATTGCAGAAATACATTCGAGAATAAACCTGTTCTGACTTAATGTACGTTTTATTTTTCgtgtgtttaaataaaaatgtcagcATTCGAAATgctcttttattatattatgctcTGTGACTTTGCTTGTTCTGGAAAAGGCTTTTAACAATTCCTGACCTGTTTAGTGGTTTTGCTTTACGTGACACTGATTGTATTGTCAACCCAATGTGCGTCAGAACTTGACACCAAATGTGGCCTTGAGTTGTTTACGAGCTCAATCTCAGCCTTTTGAACTATGAAATGACATATTTAAGAGTGTGCTCTCTTAAATCATATATACTTCTTATCCAGGGGAGTATAAAACACCTCACAGCTCAAAGATGGATTTACAGAATGTTTGAGGTCAATGTCATGAAATGATTCGACAAGCAATTGCAATGGTTTCAAACAGTACCACAGTAACCTAAGATTACTTCACAGGAAGAAGTGGATGGGCTGATGTTTTGAGGATCTGATAAAAGCAACAGCTTCACTCGTCATCTGTATTCATGACCTGACAATGCAACTGCCAACCCTCAGGACCTTTAGAAATAATGTTGGCCCAAACTCACCTCAGCACGACAGACCATGAAGAGATGAATAAAGGGTATGTATAAAAACATATGAAGGAAATTGCTTTTGGTACTGCATGAGGGGAAAAAATGTAGAAGAAAtgcagttctttactgttttattattaaacactGGTTTACTGAACAAATCATGggactatttttaaataaattcatttaaaatcacaattgAAGGATACAAATATGCATCTCAGGTAAtgctataaattatataaaaggaaaccttattatttgcacattACCATTTtactaaattcaatttaattccaATTTATTTTGGTAAGATCTAAAAATTTAGATACAATAATCAATATCCAAATTAAAATGAGCTATGCAAACATGTACACTTACATTAAAACGATCCCAGTTTATTCTTGAAATATTCCCAGCTCTGATTTCTGCGATAAATCTGACATAAGGCTATATCTTAGCTTAAAAAAAGCATGCAGATTCAAATTAAGCCATGAATTATTTATAGACAAAAAAATCCTTAACTGTGCCCAAAGAATTCAATGGATTTTCTGATTTATATGCCCTTT contains the following coding sequences:
- the lactbl1b gene encoding LOW QUALITY PROTEIN: putative beta-lactamase-like 1 (The sequence of the model RefSeq protein was modified relative to this genomic sequence to represent the inferred CDS: substituted 1 base at 1 genomic stop codon), with protein sequence MQAGFIHGHDTNICRDFTVSXPNTKERAVSEYSFNHQQRKAFLNQTYRVKMGAKGSKVVLRETSVDGVQPQPAPALALDGLTKTSKMKVKWTQLGLVFFLLLSIIMTACFIWQYQLPKLLQDDNADERSKAVRMCPRFPEPTPLEHPIPTLKGALEKVDALLRNNINLVSLPSLSAIVTYNDTVLWTGNFGRRNGSDPTSAPPNEYTIYRIASVSKIFPTLMLYRLWEDGKVGSLDDPLEKYVDNFTIKNPLGKSRDSELKYVTDGLIFLDSGEVQIRSSSVTLRRMASQLSGLPRRLRGTNLLWKGKTKTAINLLQDDVLVADPGTKCHYSNLAFSLLAHILSERVAGVNYQRWITDNILSRLGMEDTGFDINSGIQSQMAVGVYASGQPAPLYDLGWYRPSGQMYSTAADLAKLSMMLLGAYHRKILEPDTLKIMLTPLFRCDKDYFANRTGTPWEVNEQKGYEVLRKDGDLDGYSATFSLVPRLKLGLVVLMAGTRPQNQDIISKAYSYIIPAMEKAFREAKRYLTPPPDPAPYVGFYTYGNITFYEIKAGPDGVLIMQQFGPQIEDLIPERYRTIKLNYLVERVFRVVFEKEYPCVLRVNTASVSLEAQDGQLFNFYVFDKKGVSPGFDAPGLNTYNVVRISRKPTFSN